A part of Gossypium hirsutum isolate 1008001.06 chromosome A07, Gossypium_hirsutum_v2.1, whole genome shotgun sequence genomic DNA contains:
- the LOC107956306 gene encoding uncharacterized protein — MGRSREAPDRGVGHTELRQPGLVYAARRREEGDPSDVITACTVSETLGVMCETTMSEITVLSPLGQSVRVNKLFKDLPLEVQGKIFLADLTELPFGEFDLILGMDWLGDEVVVIGECRDYLSNVISTLRANKMVRKGFEAYLAYVSASRSKIASIKDIRTVKDFLDVFPDELLGLRPNCEVEFRIELLPGTASVSIAPYRMAAKDLVELKAQIQELLD, encoded by the exons atgggccgtAGTCGTGAAGCACCGGACAGAGGTGTGGGTCATACTGAGTTGAGGCAGCCAGgactggtttatgctgcacgtcgcCGAGAGGAGGGAGACCCCTCAGATGTTATAACGG catgcactgtgtctgagactttgggtgtGATGTGTGAAACCACTATGAGTGAGAttactgtgttgagtccattAGGGCAGTCAGTGAGAGTGAACAAATTGTTTAAGGACttacctttggaggttcaaggaaaGATCTTTTTAGCCGACTTGACGGAACTTCCTTTTGGGGAATTTGACTTGAtactgggaatggattggcta GGTGACGAGGTGGTCGTGATTGGAGAGTGTCGGGATTATCTCTCAAATGTGATTTCTACGCTGAGAGCCAATAAGATGGTGCGTAAGGGTTTTGAGGCGTATTTAGCTTATGTTAGTGCTTCTAGATCTAAAATTGCGTCTATTAAGGATATCAGAACAGTTAAGGATTTTCTGGATGTTTTCCCCGATGAGCTACTGGGGTTACGTCCTAattgtgaagttgagtttaggATAGAGCTCTTGCCTGGTACAGCTTCGGTGTCTattgccccttatagaatggcagcAAAGGATTTGGTAGAGCtcaaggctcagattcaagagttattggattgA